CAAAGGCCCCGAAGGGGAAGGTAAAAGCCCACCAACTCATCGCAAAAGGCAGCGGGGATTTACGATGCTGGCTCAGGGTGGCCGTGATTGCCAGCAATAGCCAGAAAAATGCAAATCCCCACAAACTGATGCCCGCCGCTTTAGCCAAAATAGCGATCGTTTGGGTGGCTGTTTCAGGGGCGGTGAAGAAAATCGCCAGTGGCTGGATAATTTTTATTGCGATAATTGCCAAAATCGCCGTGGGGGCGATGCCAATCCAGATTGTGGGGGCCAAATGCGAAGGGGGCAGTTCATGGAACATATAGCGCGAGAAAACGGTCGTCATCACAAATAGAAATAGAATTCCGCCGATGCCCAAAAAGATCAGGCTGGCAAAAAAATTGATCGCACCCATCAGCGTACCGGCATATTCCACCGCCAGGCTATTGCCCAACACAGGCACAATCAGCGCCGAGACGGGAGGAATCAGCCAGCCCAGGTTGCCGACTTTCCAATCCAGGTTTTGGCGGTGAAAATAGATATTGAGCAGCGCCAACGCAAAACCGCCGATGCCCAGCGTACCCAAAATCCACAGGACCTGGAGCATGGGGAAGAGAATGGCTTCTGGTAGAAAGAGTGGGCCAGCTTTCTCGAATGCAATGCCCAAAATAATCAACGAAATCGGCATGGTGGGGAAGAAAGATGCTGAAACCGGATGATGTAGTTCATCACGCACAGCATCGAAGTGCAGAATCCAGCGTAAAATCCAGGGAATGAAAATCAGCATGAACATAATTGCCGCCAGCCCAAGGAAGAATAATTGCAAAAAATTAGCAAAGAGCAGGCTGTCGCGGAAGACAAAAACTTCCACAACGAAAACGGCGGTACCCATAACCGAGGCGAACCACCCAGGGGCAAAATTTCGGATGATCCCCATTTTTGTCGAATGCTTTTCTGTCATCAAGAATACTCCTTAGTTGCGCGCGAAAAAACAATACATTGTTGGAAATTATATAGTTGTCAATAGCAGCTTGAACAGTTTTTACATCAACTTGATCGTCACCCTGAGCGAATGCGAAGGGTCTAGCGCAGCGAAGGGCGTTTTGCTGGATGCTTCGGCTACACCTCAGCATGACAATCCATTTTTTTTATAATGTTCAAGTTTCTATTGACGATTACACATTTTTGAAAATTAGATGCAGAGACAGAGATTTGGTCGCGGAACAGATGGAGGACAGAAGACGGGAGACCGGGGAAGCTATATCACTCCAGCCAGGCTTCGATAGCCCCCAGGCGCGTGCAGACCCGCGCCCCGGCCTGATTGCCAGCCTGACAGGCCTGGACAATATCCGCGCCACGGCTGAGGGCTGCGACCAGGCCGGCAGCAAAAGCATCGCCTGCGCCGGTGGTATCCACGACATCCACTTTGAGGGCAGGAATCCGTTGGGGCACAGAATCCACATCGAGGTAGCATCCGTTCTCCCCCAATTTGACGATTACGCCTCGGGCGCCACGCTCCCTAAATTTCTGCGCCGCCAGCGCCGGATCACGTTCATCCACCAGACAAAAGGCCTCATAATCATTACACATAAAATAATCCACTTGCGGCAGGGCAGCCCACAAAGCGGCGCGCAATTGGGGATCATCCATACGATTATTAAAAACCACATCCAGGCTAGTCGTGATGCCCAAAACACGCAGGGTGGACAGCTTTTCATCGAGCAGAGCAGAGAGATTGGGCAACACGA
This genomic window from Chloroflexota bacterium contains:
- a CDS encoding sugar kinase encodes the protein VDDVPRRDSLSFEQVAVTPGGCASNVAIGLAALGVSTGLIAHTGDDDTAEMLFRYWERVGLDTRFVQRTPGSTGVSIGLVDRDYQPRFVYTPGANRGLTAAAIDPQTIAAAGVRHFHISGFFVLPNLSALLDEKLSTLRVLGITTSLDVVFNNRMDDPQLRAALWAALPQVDYFMCNDYEAFCLVDERDPALAAQKFRERGARGVIVKLGENGCYLDVDSVPQRIPALKVDVVDTTGAGDAFAAGLVAALSRGADIVQACQAGNQAGARVCTRLGAIEAWLE